GGACTGCTTCATGTGCTTCCAGTGCAAGCGCTCCCTGGTGGACAAGCCCTTCTCCACCAAGGACGAGCAGCTCCTCTGCACCGAGTGCTACTCCAATGAGTATTCCTCCAAGTGCCATGAGTGCAAGAAAACCATCATGCCAGGTGAAGATGATCTCATTTCAACTCTGGTTGGAAAAACACGAGATATGTGTGTTCTAGTAAATGTCAGAGAAAACAATACAGCTGCAAGTTGACAACATATCAGGTGGAGAAACATTATAGCACCTTTGAGGATTAACTGAAATCCTTGTCAAGATTTAATCCAACTTCGTTTCAAGCCAAGGGTACACCCAGACCATGGCACATCGTAAAACATAACCGGCATCAGTTTAATAGTACTGCCTTGATTTACTCCATTTTTAACCACTTAGATGAATAATTAAAAATTAACTGGGTAAGTTCAGATGGACCAATCAATGCCAACCAGTCTTCTAGAAGCTGTCTGTTCTGCATCTGGACTCAGAGCAGCACTTTTCTGTTTCTCTAACCAAGCGTCTTCTATGTTTTCATAGGTTCCAGGAAGATGGAGCACAAGGGCAACAGCTGGCATGAGACCTGTTTCACCTGCAAGAGATGCCAGCAGCCAATTGGTACCAAGAGCTTCATCCCTAAGGACAACCAAAACTTTTGTGTGCCCTGCTACGAGAAGCAGTTTGCCATGCAGTGTGTGCACTGCAAAAAGGTAGGACACCCAGCAACACAGAAATGTTGCTGGCACGATCTTCCATGAGTAGTCCAACTTCTTCAACTGGTAAAAAGCGACTTTTTGCTTTCACTAGCCCATCACCACTGGTGGGGTGACCTACCGTGACCAGCCCTGGCACAAGGACTGCTTTCTGTGCACCAGCTGCAAGCAGCAGCTGTCTGGCCAGAGGTTCACCTCCAGAGACGACTTTGCCTATTGTCTAAACTGCTTCTGCAACCTTTATGCCAAGAAGTGCGCCTCCTGCACCACCCCGATCAGTGGTAACTGAAATCATTGGTCTACCTCCATCTAAAATATGAATTGGATGTATCGACATTGACTGGATTTTCCTTCCCAGGTCTGGGGGGCAGCAAATACATTTCCTTCGAGGAGCGCCAATGGCACAACGACTGCTTCAACTGCAAGAAGTGCTCCGTGTCCCTGGTTGGCCGTGGATTCCTCACCGAGCGTGATGACATCCTGTGCCCCGAGTGTGGCAAGGACATCTAACGTCCATCTGACAGCTACGCCTGATCACGTCATCAAGAAATCTTTAGTGTGACCGTGAATGTACATTGTTTTAAGCTACTAATGGTGTTAACAGAACTTACGTTTATTCAAGTTACTTGCACAATCCCGGAGGAAGAAAATTACTAATGAATTGTCTTTATGCATGAATAAACAGCTTTGCCTATGAAACAGTAATAGCTGCAGGTGTTTGTTGCACTGTGAAATAAATCAGTGATACTGCTGTAAAATTTAAAAGTATTGTTTTATAATTCACATCCAAGACCTAGAAGAATCAATCTTTGCTCTCCTTCTtttgtagggatggacaatatatcagcatcaacaTCAGTATCGACTGATGTTGGccatttttaacatatcggtatcggtccgataaataaaaccgggccgatattaacaaccgataatttttccatcttgtctccgttgtttgcctgtttcagagggtgaagggggtgatgtgtgtgtgtttagtcatgtgaacggtGAATGCAATCATCTgagaaccataaatgtgtgtgttgtgtgtacataataatgtaaatttggCTTTAATCATTCTTTTTATACAAAATTGCTGATTTTGGAAGCATTAATTTCAGTATATCGGTAcctgcaaatatcggttatcggccataacagtgatcttaatatcggtatcggcccaaaaatttcatttcACTATTCATTTGTGTTGAACAGCTTTTTGCCCAACATCAATGGACAATCAGTCACACAATACAAAACAAtaagtatctgaaccatgatttaCTAGTTTTAATAATCATGATGTGTATTAATAATCTGGTCAGTTACTTATTGTACAAGGAAACAACAATAAATCAATCACAGGAAGTTTTATCCTGTTTAATATGATGTGAAAGCTGATTTTAGCCAGTTTAAAGGAAACTATTCACAATTTAAAACTAACTGAATCACAGCAAAAATCAGGAAAATACTAAATTCACAAGAAGATAGTGTCTGCAGGTACACAAAAACACCTCTAGAGACAAATTGTGTTGACACGATTCCCCCAAAACTGCAAATTCTTAAAAAAAAtccattttattttctatttaaatTTCAGCCTTGTCTTAAATGTGAGCCACAAAAATGTTGCTTATGGTTAATAAACCAACACAAAAAATTCACTTCACTgggaatttatttaaaaaataactgcAGGTACAAACTACAGGTTCAAAACACACATTCATGTGACTGTTTTTAATATAATTTACACTGAAttagtccattttgtcttcaTCTGTATTCACTACTTAAAAATAGTTTTCCCACATCCTGCGTATTTAACAGAGGGCTGTGATCCGTCTGTAAATATTGAACTACGTGTTATTTGTTACATGTTCATCACATCAAAGTTAGAAtgaaaaaaacttgaatgtttCGTGAAAGTTAAAGCACAGAAGCCGGCATTTATTCAGTTTTTTAGGGGCCTTTTACACAATTAAGGATTACCCCAAGTCAGACACACATCAGTTGTGTACTTCAGCATCACCAAGTGTGTCAGCATTTTGCTCAAAATAGGCCTATCTTCCTGAAGCCCAGCTCTCGTCCATATCCACTGACTGCAGCAATCTGCAGTTCCTTATGTCTCTGTGATAAGAGGGCTTGGATGCAGTGATGGATGACGCAATAAAACCATGACAATCAAGCTCCACTGATCCACTTGTTTTCTAGTCTTGCTGTTCTGCCtccaccttaaagagcaagtaacgcctaaattaactgttttttgctgataacctgtatcgatgagtgtctaatggtgccgtacacatgtgtaatcattagtgtggcagttaagTGCAACTTAccctaaatttaatatttcagcccaaaaccgtaattatacctccatcttcaggttaaaaactctgctccacatttatgtagaaccagctgcGGCTGATGGccaagctgaaaaacgtgacgttgtcagcaaataactacgtggctgcaccgcactggtctccaggtgaggcagccgcacctccacctggctcagccactcacctgccgatatgacacgCTGGCTCTCTGAGCCGCTCACCTCCTTGAAAATAATgacctcctccccttttcatctaatgatcgcgtttaacaggaaatccaccagaatgctgcagaatctgtgtctgcttttctcctgaggggtaagtcttgtgtgagtgaGTGCCTATCAGCCCTGCttagattgagaaactccgacagcaaacgggggggggggggtttgtgtCTATCACTACCTCAGTGCCgatctctcggtccgccaggagaCGCCTCCTTCAGAAgcgtttttctaacaggaagtgtggatgaaatacgtctccacccaggccttgaccctcactttaagcTCCGTGTAACGTAGCCTCTACCCAAAAACAGCTCACCTTACTGGCATTTGTTTCCCAGATGatctttttttctccttctaTAATTTCATCCACTGACCTCAGCAGAAAGAGGACTTCCCCTTTGCACATCTTACAGCTTCTTCCCGGTGCCAGACTGCTAACCACTAGCTTTCATTGTTCTGGTGGAGTTGCTAAATCTACAAGGGTCTGTCCAGACAAATCAGCTATTCTCATCCATATTGGACAAGACAGACAAACTCAACCTGCTGGGGTGCCAACTTAGCCTGTTGCACAGCTTCTTTAGGCAGCCATTTTTTATCTGTTTGCAGTGCAGTTGCTACGGCCCTTATGGACATGCCTCAGCACTCTGATAAGTTCAATTAACAACACTGAATAAAATCCTGATCATTTGTGGActggacaacaacaacaaatatccACTGGTTTCAGAGTGGAAGCATTTACACAAATTTAACCAAGTTATGATCAAAACAATGTGTATTATAACACCTCCACGAGGCCTTGTGGGCATTCCACAGTGGTCCCTTCAAAATAACTAAGATCAAAACAGACTcatcaaataaataaaaccaagagGTAAAATTTGGAAACATAGTCATCTTCGATATTTAGTTCACTCAGAAGTGCTGACAATATAAACAACAAGAGCACTTGAGGTTTAGGGAAGCAACAAGGGAGTTCTTGACTTAAACGAGCTGGTGGATCTCCTGAGCACCACTGCAAGCTCTCTTTAATGAACAAGAACAATGAGATGAAAGGGTTTCTGAAAATAAGTTAAAAAACTGAGATTGGTGAATAGTAAAGTGGTGATGACACATCAGGAACAAGAACTGGAGCGGTTATCTGGTTCAGAGGTCAGGGCCACGTGACGTGCTGGATCTTTTTCTTCGTTTCTGGAGATTTTAGTGAACTCTAAAGAGGAAAAAACAACACATTTATCCATAATCAGAATAGTGTGTTGATCACAATTTTTTAtcctaaaatataaataaatcacTAAAAGTTTGGATTTCTAGCATTTTATCTTAATGTTTTCTTGATTACTAAACATTTCTTATTTCTCTGAAATGATTTACACATTTGGAGGGTAAACCTGTTGCTGCTGTAATGTAGCACacttttttttttgagaaatttctttttcaaaaacacaaacatttggaGACGTGACAAGAACTCCTACCACGGTGTTTGCTTCCCGCTTGAGGTTGGAGGTGTCCGTACCACGGTGCGTAGATGAGGAAGAAGAGGTTGAGGTGAGCTTACGGATGGAGTTGGACAGGTTTGCAGCTGGAGGAGGTTTTAACCTGTCGGTGGCAGGTGACGCTGTTGTTCCATCTGGTTTCTTTACTTTTAGTGATCCAGAGTGAGAAGAACTCCCATCAAACACAATCAAAGGCCTTTTCCTATGCTGGTCATTACTGGAGCTGGAAATGTTCACACAATAATACTGATGATGGAAAGTAATTCACTTTGGCATAACAGACTTTATTGTTTGTATGAGCAAGTAAATGGTTGTTTGATAAGAGCTGGGATATAGCTGTTCGACATGCTTCTATAACTACAGATGACACTCcttaattattatttatatttCTTTGCTTAACTAAAAATGTTGTTTAGTTTTGATTATAACTTCGTCACTTTACTTCTCAGACCAAAAAAAAACCGATAATTTCTGTCTCAAAtagactttttttgtttgtttatagtaataataacaacaacgacAGAGCCTCTCATTACAAGTAATTCAGTCGGATTTAGTTTCATTCAAATCCATTTAAGTGAGTGATGGTCGATAATAAAATATTTCAGTTGTTGGTTTCCATAAAGAAATGATGACCTACTGGTGAAAACGGTGTTAGCTACCTGAGTCCAGCCGGTGTCTGCCTCCCTCCGCACTTCTCCACCCTCCGACCCCAGCGGTTGTTGGGTAAAGTCCGCTGCGGCAGCGGGATGACATGTCGGAGGTACAGCTCAGTCAGCTGGTCCCTACTCCCACAGCCTCTGGTACTGACACTTCTCTAAACCCAGTAAAGAGGAGTCAACTCAGCTCTATAAAACAAGCTAAATCTGTTAGCTGGCATGCGACCATTTAAGTCTTATTCGCGTATTTTAACGTTATCGTGTCATTTTTACTTTCTCCTCAAAGGCTCGACTTACCTCAGTTAAAATTTGAATCAAAAAGTCATGAGACAGAAGCTCTGGATGCAATAACAGATCAACATCTGGGGTAAACCCACTCTTTGCATTTTGTTGTCTGGTCGCCGCCATtgttgtctcttcttcttcttctttgatgcttttatttctTTACAGAATCCGTCACGCTGAGAGGCCTTTTTCGCCACCTACTGGACTCATTTTTAAACTTCCATTTCTTTACCTCGAGTACCTTATTTGACAAAGTACCCATTcgaaatatttttattaaaatacattaaatgaatAGTTAATAATGTATAATTAATTTTAAATATTAGTCTagatttttgttaaacattttagCAAATAACTGCTTTTGTACTGATTTTATATTCAGACATTCCAGTCTTTTTCTTTCTACACATGACATGTTCATTTTAATGTGAATACATTTTAAATAGCTGACATTGTACAAATGTTTACACATATATTAAAACAAATGtttaatccatttttatttctgcagaaatGCTTCTTAAGGTAAAATGTTCAAACATAAAGAAATGTATGTGTCACACCATGTCCtgacctgtctccccattctgtgcagttctgtgtctcctgattactcccacctgcctctcgttttccaatcacccaggctcccagccctcatgcatttaaaccctctcagttctgtgtgtcttgtcggttcattgtttctatgtcctgcgGGCTCTGTGTTAAAGACTCTTTAGATATTCCAGTTtgcctgcctgcttcttcccttgcatgtggatcctcacctccggctCAACTCACCTGCGCGTCGTGACAGTATGTTGGTGGTGGTGATTATGCACATCACTGCTATATGTCCAGTGATTAATTTGGAACGAAAACTAAATAAAGCACATCTTGGGTCTATATTATAAAGTTCAAATTGCATTCATTTAAAgagtcaaaataaaaaaaaaagttcactcattctttttttatattaattTTATTTGAATGCACAAAACATGACTTAAACAGATATAGAGGCTTAATTTACTTTAAATGTCATCAAAACTAGTGAAATACTCAGTTAAATTAACTTTTTATTCAGCTTTAAACCTCAAAATTAGGATCAAAGTTGCTTCAACTTTATGACAAATAAGTCACAAGTTTCAAAGCAGAGAATCTTGAACATATTTTCTATTCAGAAGCAGAACCATTTTATTAACCATTACAAATGAATACAATCCAATGGTAAGGCTATGATGGAAAATAGAAATTTGACATATTTCTGATTTGTTTAGATCACTTCCAGATCCAGAAACCGTCCTGAGGCATTTAAACATCTCATTGTAAACTGATCTAAGGATCCATTCATGCAGTTAAAACAGTTTTTATTCAGAAGCATTTTAATATTTTCAGACCCTGATAACTTCATCAGTACCTCTACCTCATCCTTCCTGTGAGGTTTCTGAAAAATCGTGAGCTGACGTAACCATTTCAAATGTCAGTTTACAAAGTAAatctaaattaaataaaaatgacttAAGTGTTTTTATATAGTCAAAAAGCACACTCCCAAGTGTCGATttattttaaatctttatttCACAGGCACCATCCTTATGAATCCATGTAAACAAGAACAGTTTGAGCTGATAAAATATTGCATTTTTAATAACCTTTTTACCAGCTTTTTGTTTCTCACTGGAGGTAATTGTACCTTTTGTAGAAAGCTCGTCACCCATCTTCACCCTTATTGATAGTAAGACACTGAGCTCATAGTTTACAACAACTTAGACACAAGCAAACAAAGGATGCAGCAGTTTGTCAAAAATGAGTAAACAGAGTGAAAATGTTGGTTTATAAAACCAAACAGCAGAAAAACTTAGATATATCCAGTGGCAGCTCCTCATGAGATGGAGTAAACAGTCTCTTTATGTCCTTTCTTAACTTCTACAAGCTCTGAGCATTTGTGTGATGTTAACATAGAAAAGTAGAATATTTGaaagttaatgtttttaaaagagTTTTAAAGTGAACTCATTGTTTCAGAGCAGCTGGAAGCGGAGCCAGAACCTGGTCCTTCTACACCGACGACTGACTCTCGCTGCACACATAAATGTTGCTGGGTCTCACTCTCCTGTGGCTCCTGCCTGACACCCGCGGACAGAGTCTACAGCTTTTGGGAATGAACTCCTGGCAGGCCTCCCTGAACTTCCGGATCCTCCAGCAGTAGATGACAGGGTTGAACACCGTCTTCAGGTAGCTGAGCCACAGCGCTCCGATGCTGATGGGGTAGAACAGATGGCTGTAGTAGAACTGATGGCTGAACACAGCCAGCAGGCTGACCACTGTGTGAGGCAACCAGCACACGGAGAAGCCCACAAAGAGGATGAGGATGGTGGTGAAGGCTCGAGTTTTGAAACTCATGTCCACCTTGATCTGGGGCGGCCGCTGCAGCCCGGTGAGTCTCATTTTGCTGACCTGGTTCAGAGCTGGGAGGCAGGAGTGCTCGCTGGTGTGGTTGTGGATGCGTAGGGTGTTGCGGCGCACGGTGTTGAGGATGCACACGTAAGAGTACAACATGACGGCAAACGGAACAAAGAAGACTGCTACGGCTAAAAGCACCGTGTACCCACGATCCGCCATGGACTCACTGTATCCCAGCACACACTGCGGGGCCCAGGTGCTACCCATCCGTGCTGCACCTGTCCTCCACCCTACTACAACAGGCAGGGACACGCACAGGCTGAGCACCCAGGAACCCGCTATCAGCACCTTGGCTCGGTGTGGGGTCAGCTTGTCCTGCCGCTGCACGATGATGAGGAAGCGGTCCAcactgatgatgaggaggatggacACTCCCTCCAGGACAAACAGCCAGTACAGCATGATGGAGGCTCTGCAGAACCCGCTCCCAAAGGTCCAGTCGGCGGTTGCCACGGTGACAGCGGTGAAGGGCATGCAGAGCAGCGAGAGCATGATGTCCGAGAAGGCCAGCGTGGCCAGGAGGAGATTGATGGCAGAGCGCATGGCAGGTTTCTGGTAAACAATCAGACACACAATTGCGTTGCCAAGGAAACCAATAGTGATCATGAAGATCATTATTGCTGCCAGGGTCACACGGAGAGAGGCCGACATGAAAGGAGGCACATCTTCTAATCGGATAATCTCCATATTTTGCTCCAAACCTGGCTCCATGAATTCAGACTCCTCCAGGAGGCTCTCGTTACAAAAAGCCATGGCAGCTTTTATCAGGCAATGGCAGCCCAGAGAAAGTTCTAAATACCTATTTTAGTTGTGAGCAGTTAAAGATGCTTTCCAGCAGATGGAGCTCCATGGCTACACCTGAGAAAGAGAGGAGAACAGCCAGATTAATATCAGCGTGAGTGTCTTCCTCAAAACTACACAAAGTAGTTTAAAGATCATGGTGATCAGCAGCTGCTGCCAGGAGCATGAATGACAAGCGGTTATGTCATGTAACGTGTCCTTTGGAATTAGAAATACATCTTTGACTCTAATTTATTCAGTGATGAATGACAATATAAAGCTGCCAGAAGATGGATGACGTCCACGTGATGCTGAAAGAGTTGAATAAGCCGTCAGACGCTCCACGTGAGCGAGTTACCGGCACTCAGGACAGAATCGTGTTGCTGAGCTTGGCTCAGAGAGGATGATCAGCAGCCGAGCTGTGGAGTTTCACACATTTGCAGCTCTTTAGTCAGCATTCAGTTTAGGAGAAACACACCTTCTCGACACCAAGATGATAAAATGTCAGAATTAACTTCAGAAAAACCAAAAAAAAGCAACCATTTTCCTGATGTTATACAAATCAATATTATAAAATGTTGCAAAATAAGACATGTGACGTCACACATGAGGCAATCatgtaaaattattttattgcAACAGTTTTtgtcaaaaaacaaacaaacaaacaaactatgAATCTTTTTATTGGCTGTAGCTACATTCTAGCACAAACCTCAGCTCCAGTCACTGAATAGAGATGCTGGCTGTTGCCGTGGAAACAAGGTCAGCAGTTCCATGGCAACAAGCAGCCTGCACTTTCATCTACTGTGCGACAGACTGTTATAAAAAAACAGTCTTTATTTTAAACAGACGATCAATTGTTCTTATTGTGCAGGATTCGTTTATCTTTAGAAACAAGCTCAGAGAAAAAGAGATGCAGACGAGTGTGGCTGCAGGAGGAGTCGTTTCAGGACACAGTTTTCAGGTGTGGTCAGGTGCAGGACACAACAGGGGTTAAATGCAGAGATAAATCAGTTGGTTGATGATGTCATTGAGAACATGTTGCTTCCTAGCTCTAGTTTTCCTTCCTTTTACTAAAATATTCCAGAACATTTTGTTCTCTGAGATGAAAATTCCTTCCCTGCAGCTCCAGCAGTCAGGCTGTACAACACATTCTCAAGTTAGCTCACGATTTTTCTCTTTGTGACGCATCGGCTGCTTTAaaactaaaataataataataataataatcatcatctgaGCTTTGCCTGAGGACATAAAGCCAGAGCAATATCAGACTTACCTCGACTCTGATGCCTGGAACCAAATTTAAAATGATATTCTGCAGAgccagcagcagctccctccagtgCATGCCATGTCGAAGCATTTCACGACTGTATTGATCACCATCGTGcagcccggggggggggggggggggggatgctgaCGCCAGGTGGTCTCTGGTTTAAAGGAGCAGTGAGGCAGAAAAAATCACAtgaatcatcatcatcgtcaccaggtTACATAAACTACAGGCcggctctgacacacacacacgtgatacGAATCTGTTAGAAATGCAAATTTGCATTAttcgttttttttaatgaatgttGTTCGAAAGTTGTTATTTCTATGTGTGCAATAAAAAACAAAAGGAAAGCAACAATAAGCAGCATAAACCAGAGCAGACAAATGAAATGcagcaaaagaaaaagaaaaacattttaatacgAATAACAACTATTACCACTGAAACCAATTCATTTAAGCAAAGGAGCAAGAAGCCAAGACCAAGATAACATTACAAATATTTTTATGAAATCCATAAATTTATAAATCTTTTGCAAAGACCGCTCCTGGCTGGGCCACTAACAAACACAGAACTGACTGAAACAGCTGGCAAACGTCTACACAGACAGTTTCACATGAGCGCCAAAAGTCATTTAACCAACAGTGCAACTTTGAAACAGAGACAGTCAAGACTTTTTCAAACTGTGAATCATGCCCAAGTCATCTGGAATTTGGACACAAAACCCAATGGAATATTGGGAGGGCATATAAACGTTAGAAGcagttggggcagcagtagctcaggtggtagagcgggttgcctcatgatcggagggtcatgggttcaattccagctcccgccaggggtatcctgctgttgtgtccttgggcaagacacttcacccaacttgcctgtgttagtggtggtcagaggggccgacggcgccaaatggcagcctcacctctgtcagacctccccagggcggctgtggctacaagtagcttaccatcactagcagtgggtgaatgtgagagtgtgtgaaaagcatctttgggtgtctagaaaagcgctatataagttcaatgcattattattattaccaaaaATAGATCAGATACAGAACTTGCTTATGGAGTCTAATCTGGATTTCTTGTGTATGTCTGAAACTTGGTTGACTAGTAATATTCCTACTGACCTAATTAATATACCAAGATACACATGCTACAGGAAAGACAGGGTCAAGGGAAGAGGAGGGGGTGTCTTAATTTACATTAGGGAGCAGTTTATGGTTTCAGAGCTCGATTTGGGTGTAAATTTGGAGTGCTTAGGATTGAGCGTAATTCTCTCACCAACCATGAAATTTAGTATAGTCGTGCTTCATAATCCTCCATCTCATGATGTAAGTTTCTATGATGAACTGAGAAATCTTTTGTCTATTGTTGATGACTCTCGTGAATGCGTGCTGTTTGGGGACTTTAACATCAATTGGAAAGATAAAAAGGGTAAGGCAAAACTAAAGTTAACTATGGACAAATTTAAATACAAACAGCTGATTGACAGTCCTACATGAGTTACTAGAAAGAGTGAAACCCTTATAGACCTGATTTTAACAAACAGGCCAGAGAGAGTCACAAAAATATACGATCTTATTACTGGTCTTTCAGATCATAATATGATACTGGTCATAAGAAAGCTAACAAAAAGGCGTCTAGTTTATCATAACAAAA
This sequence is a window from Nothobranchius furzeri strain GRZ-AD chromosome 14, NfurGRZ-RIMD1, whole genome shotgun sequence. Protein-coding genes within it:
- the c14h2orf49 gene encoding ashwin; translation: MAATRQQNAKSGFTPDVDLLLHPELLSHDFLIQILTERSVSTRGCGSRDQLTELYLRHVIPLPQRTLPNNRWGRRVEKCGGRQTPAGLSSSNDQHRKRPLIVFDGSSSHSGSLKVKKPDGTTASPATDRLKPPPAANLSNSIRKLTSTSSSSSTHRGTDTSNLKREANTVSSLKSPETKKKIQHVTWP
- the gpr45 gene encoding high-affinity lysophosphatidic acid receptor, whose protein sequence is MAFCNESLLEESEFMEPGLEQNMEIIRLEDVPPFMSASLRVTLAAIMIFMITIGFLGNAIVCLIVYQKPAMRSAINLLLATLAFSDIMLSLLCMPFTAVTVATADWTFGSGFCRASIMLYWLFVLEGVSILLIISVDRFLIIVQRQDKLTPHRAKVLIAGSWVLSLCVSLPVVVGWRTGAARMGSTWAPQCVLGYSESMADRGYTVLLAVAVFFVPFAVMLYSYVCILNTVRRNTLRIHNHTSEHSCLPALNQVSKMRLTGLQRPPQIKVDMSFKTRAFTTILILFVGFSVCWLPHTVVSLLAVFSHQFYYSHLFYPISIGALWLSYLKTVFNPVIYCWRIRKFREACQEFIPKSCRLCPRVSGRSHRRVRPSNIYVCSESQSSV
- the fhl2a gene encoding four and a half LIM domains protein 2a isoform X2, which encodes MTERYDCHYCKESLFGKKYVLREENPYCVKCYESLYSNTCEECKKPIGCNTRDLSYKDRHWHEDCFMCFQCKRSLVDKPFSTKDEQLLCTECYSNEYSSKCHECKKTIMPGSRKMEHKGNSWHETCFTCKRCQQPIGTKSFIPKDNQNFCVPCYEKQFAMQCVHCKKPITTGGVTYRDQPWHKDCFLCTSCKQQLSGQRFTSRDDFAYCLNCFCNLYAKKCASCTTPISGLGGSKYISFEERQWHNDCFNCKKCSVSLVGRGFLTERDDILCPECGKDI
- the fhl2a gene encoding four and a half LIM domains protein 2a isoform X1, with product MMGGLIQSGVSTARPEPPLSVCPRLRSGALSSDRKRPWVKMTERYDCHYCKESLFGKKYVLREENPYCVKCYESLYSNTCEECKKPIGCNTRDLSYKDRHWHEDCFMCFQCKRSLVDKPFSTKDEQLLCTECYSNEYSSKCHECKKTIMPGSRKMEHKGNSWHETCFTCKRCQQPIGTKSFIPKDNQNFCVPCYEKQFAMQCVHCKKPITTGGVTYRDQPWHKDCFLCTSCKQQLSGQRFTSRDDFAYCLNCFCNLYAKKCASCTTPISGLGGSKYISFEERQWHNDCFNCKKCSVSLVGRGFLTERDDILCPECGKDI